The proteins below come from a single Rhizobium tropici CIAT 899 genomic window:
- a CDS encoding ABC transporter ATP-binding protein has translation MATSVSLQKVIKRYGELQVVHGIDLEIEPGEFTVFVGPSGCGKSTLLRMIAGLEPISGGGLYLDGSRMNDVPASKRGIAMVFQSYALYPHMSVYKNLAFGLETAGMKKHEIQPRVEKAAEVLQITQLLQRKPKQLSGGQRQRVAIGRAIVREPNIFLFDEPLSNLDAELRVQMRVEIARLHQRLGNTMIYVTHDQTEAMTMADKIVVLNGGKIEQVGAPLDLYNRPKNKFVAGFIGSPKMNFLDAKIATSDDGSAVIDLAGQTVRLPRRLGGLQPGQPVTLGARPEHLNVGDRGVGLGSARVDLVEHLGGQTILYVTLHGGQALTVALEDQQAIRAGETVSIHIDPERCHLFGPNGMTL, from the coding sequence ATGGCGACAAGCGTATCGCTGCAAAAGGTCATCAAACGCTATGGCGAGCTTCAGGTGGTTCACGGGATCGATCTGGAAATCGAGCCGGGGGAATTCACCGTCTTCGTCGGTCCCTCCGGCTGCGGTAAATCCACGCTCTTGCGCATGATCGCCGGCCTAGAGCCGATTTCCGGCGGCGGCCTCTATCTCGACGGCAGCCGCATGAATGATGTCCCCGCCTCCAAGCGCGGCATCGCCATGGTCTTCCAGTCCTATGCGCTCTACCCGCATATGAGCGTCTACAAGAACCTCGCCTTCGGCCTGGAAACGGCCGGCATGAAGAAGCACGAGATCCAGCCGCGCGTCGAAAAGGCCGCCGAGGTTCTGCAGATTACGCAGCTTCTCCAACGTAAGCCGAAGCAGCTTTCCGGCGGCCAACGCCAGCGCGTTGCCATCGGCCGGGCCATCGTGCGCGAACCCAACATCTTCCTATTCGACGAGCCGCTTTCGAACCTCGACGCCGAACTGCGCGTGCAGATGCGCGTCGAGATCGCCCGCCTGCACCAGCGTCTCGGCAACACCATGATCTACGTTACCCACGACCAGACCGAAGCCATGACCATGGCCGATAAGATCGTCGTGCTCAATGGCGGCAAGATCGAGCAGGTCGGCGCTCCCCTTGACCTCTACAACAGGCCGAAGAACAAGTTCGTTGCCGGCTTCATCGGCTCGCCGAAGATGAATTTCCTAGACGCGAAGATCGCCACCTCAGACGACGGCTCCGCCGTCATCGACCTCGCCGGCCAGACGGTGCGCCTGCCGCGGCGGCTGGGCGGCCTGCAGCCCGGACAACCCGTCACCCTCGGTGCCCGCCCGGAACATCTGAACGTCGGCGATCGTGGCGTGGGACTCGGCAGCGCCCGCGTCGATCTCGTCGAGCACCTCGGCGGTCAGACGATCCTCTATGTGACGCTGCACGGCGGTCAGGCACTGACGGTCGCCCTCGAAGACCAGCAGGCCATTCGCGCTGGCGAAACGGTCAGCATCCACATCGATCCCGAGCGTTGCCATTTGTTCGGGCCGAATGGGATGACTTTGTAG
- a CDS encoding Gfo/Idh/MocA family protein, with amino-acid sequence MSDIKKVAIIGLGIGRSHITEGYLPHSDRYEVAVLCDLNEERLNAVGDEFGIAKRVMDFSEVLAMPDIDIIDICTPPGSHFQLIMQALSAGKHVVCEKPLVGSLADVDAVIAAEKTAKGRLMPIFQYRYGDGIQKAKRIIASGIAGKAYVATSETHWVRGADYYAVPWRGKWDTELGGVLMTHSIHLHDMLTYLMGPIAGLFGRVATRVNDIEVEDCASASLLMENGALATISATLGSQEQISRLRLAFENVLIESNHEPYSPGQDPWKIVPANDEIGAKIDALLADWSPIPNRFNTQMRLFHEALVSGGPLPVTTVDARQALELVTAFYESSETRTEVRFPVGPEAKKYKSWRPS; translated from the coding sequence ATGTCCGACATCAAGAAAGTCGCGATCATCGGCCTCGGCATCGGCCGCTCCCACATCACCGAAGGCTATCTGCCGCACTCCGATCGCTACGAAGTCGCCGTCCTCTGCGATCTCAACGAGGAACGCCTCAATGCGGTCGGCGACGAATTCGGCATCGCCAAGCGCGTCATGGATTTCTCCGAAGTCCTCGCCATGCCCGATATCGACATCATCGACATCTGCACGCCCCCCGGCTCGCATTTTCAGCTGATTATGCAGGCATTATCAGCCGGCAAGCATGTGGTCTGCGAAAAGCCTCTCGTCGGCTCGCTCGCCGATGTCGATGCCGTCATCGCGGCCGAAAAGACGGCCAAAGGCCGGCTGATGCCGATCTTCCAGTATCGCTATGGCGACGGTATCCAGAAGGCCAAGCGCATCATCGCTTCAGGCATCGCCGGCAAGGCCTATGTCGCCACCTCGGAGACGCATTGGGTGCGCGGCGCCGATTACTACGCGGTCCCCTGGCGCGGTAAGTGGGACACCGAACTCGGCGGCGTGCTGATGACGCACTCCATCCATCTGCACGATATGCTCACCTATCTGATGGGGCCGATCGCAGGCCTCTTCGGCCGCGTCGCAACCCGCGTCAACGATATCGAGGTCGAGGATTGCGCCAGCGCGAGCCTGCTGATGGAAAACGGGGCGCTTGCCACCATCAGCGCGACGCTCGGCTCGCAGGAGCAAATCAGCCGTCTTCGCCTCGCCTTCGAAAACGTTCTGATCGAAAGCAACCACGAGCCCTACAGCCCCGGCCAGGATCCCTGGAAGATCGTTCCCGCCAATGACGAAATCGGCGCGAAGATCGATGCGCTGCTCGCCGACTGGTCGCCGATCCCCAACCGTTTCAACACGCAGATGAGGCTGTTCCACGAGGCGTTGGTGTCGGGTGGACCGCTGCCGGTGACCACAGTCGATGCTCGCCAGGCGCTGGAGCTGGTCACGGCATTCTATGAATCGTCGGAAACCCGCACCGAAGTCCGCTTTCCGGTCGGGCCGGAAGCCAAGAAATACAAGAGCTGGAGGCCGTCATGA